In Setaria viridis chromosome 5, Setaria_viridis_v4.0, whole genome shotgun sequence, the genomic stretch AGCCCGATCTGCACACATATATGCAACAACAACATGTAATCAGCTGCAGCTTCATCTATCAGTGCTTGCAACAAGCTAGGGTAAGGGCTTGAACATAATGCCAACAATTATAGCGCGCAATCAATAATGAAGAACAATATTAATAATGCATGATGCGGCGGATCGGCGTGCCTTGAGGACGAAGGAGTGGAGGACGGTGTCGTCCATGGTGCTGATGTTGAGGTGGAGCACCTCGAGGTGGAGGGCCTCGAGCAGGGCGACCATCGTGGCGGCCTggccgggcgcgcggcgggagAGCGTGCGCAGCAGGACATTGGCGCCGGAGATCCTGGCCTCCACGTCGGCCACGGGGGAGTTGCAGCAGGCGGCGAGCTCCTTCACCGCCGGGGCCGCCTTGCCGACGACCGGCGGGGACGGGGTGCTGCtcccggcgctgctgctggtggcgccgccggaggaggagaggaggtgggagCGCGGGCTGGGCGTGGGGCTCGGggtgaagccgaagccgccgctgccgctgctgctgcggcgctTCTTGCGGGCCTCGAGGGAGTCGAGCACCTGCTGCAGCTCCCGGATGAAGTCGATGGCGCCGCCGATGATGGACGCCTGGTCGCCGCGCTTGATGTACAGCGCCGGCGTCAGCGACCGCAGCACCTTGAGGTGCTCGTtcatctgccgccgccggttGCGCTCCACCGCGATGTGCGACATGGCTAGCTGCTGCTTGGTCGACGGGTCCGGCCGATGGATGATCGATGTGATTGATGTAGCTACTAGCTGCAAACACAACAAGGATACCCAGCTATATATATGCAT encodes the following:
- the LOC117858143 gene encoding transcription factor MUTE; amino-acid sequence: MSHIAVERNRRRQMNEHLKVLRSLTPALYIKRGDQASIIGGAIDFIRELQQVLDSLEARKKRRSSSGSGGFGFTPSPTPSPRSHLLSSSGGATSSSAGSSTPSPPVVGKAAPAVKELAACCNSPVADVEARISGANVLLRTLSRRAPGQAATMVALLEALHLEVLHLNISTMDDTVLHSFVLKIGLECQVSVEDLAYEVQQTFVCGREQEQDHEQLVLVDQQENNLMYSAMPMTI